GCGACTTCCTTGACCAGCTCGGCGCCGATCTTCTCGTACGGGTCCTCGAGCTCGATCTCCTTGGCGATGGAGACACCATCGTTGGTGATCGTGGGGGCGCCCCACTTCTTCTCGAGGACGACGTTGCGACCCTTGGGGCCGAGCGTCACCTTGACGGCGTCCGCGAGCTGGTTCATGCCGCGCTCGAGGCCGCGCCGCGCCTCCTCGTCGAACGCGATGATCTTGGCCATGTGAAGTGGTCCCTCCAGGACTGGGGGTGATTCCTTCGGACCGCGCCCGCGCCCGCGACGGACGGCTCGCCGACCTCGTGGTTCCTTGCCCCACCCGGCCTGCGGGCCTCACCGACCCGGTCCTCGTTGTCACTCTCACCTTCAGAGTGCTAACGCCAATGATTAGCACTCGGCATGCCCGAGTGCAAGGTGCGCCCGCGTAGCGGGCTCGATGAGGGGCGGTGGTCGGGTGACGGGCGGGCGCAAGCGCCTCTGGTGGGGAGGCCGCCTCCGGCCGGGATCAGCCGGAGGCGAACAGAGGGGAGGGGGCGGGGCGCGGCGGGCAGGACGAAGGGCCCACACCCCGCAAGGTGTGGGCCCTTCGTGTGATGTACGTTCAGGCGGTGACGCGAACCATGTCGGCCTGCGGGCCCTTCTGACCCTGCGAGATCTCGAACTCGACCCGCTGGCCCTCTTCCAGCGTGCGGTAGCCGTCCATCTGGATCGCGCTGTAGTGGACGAAGACGTCCGCACCACCGTCGACCGCGATGAAGCCGTACCCCTTCTCCGCGTTG
The sequence above is drawn from the Streptomyces sp. SAT1 genome and encodes:
- a CDS encoding cold-shock protein, which translates into the protein MAQGTVKWFNAEKGYGFIAVDGGADVFVHYSAIQMDGYRTLEEGQRVEFEISQGQKGPQADMVRVTA